GTACAGGTAAGACAACTTTCGTTAAACTCATTCTAGGCATTCTAAAACCAAATAGTGGGAATATAAAGGTATATGGACTAGAACCAATGAGATTTAGCGGTTTCTTTGGATATATTCCACAGGTTGGTAATTTTGATGTTCAGTTTCCAATAAGCGTTGAAGAAGTAGTTATAGGAGGACTCGTTAGACCTCTAGGAATTGTATCAAACCCTGATAGAAAGAGAGTAGAAGAGATCTTAAAAAGGTTTGGCTTATACAACTTAAGAAAACAACATTTCTTCTCACTTTCTGGAGGACAGCAACAGAAGACCTTGCTAGCAAGAGCGTTAGTTTCATCTCCTCCTATACTTATACTTGATGAACCTTCCTCAAATATAGATGTGAAGGGAGAGGGAGTAATATTTGAAATACTATCAGAACTAAAAGGAAGTAGAACTATTATTGTCATAACGCACGACACGGGATTCGTCAATAATCTTACTGACAGAACATTCTGCGTGAATAATGGTAGTATAGTAGAACACAATTCTAGACCAGATGAGGCTTTGGCATTACTCTTCGGACATTCAAAAACAGATAAAAAAGTTATCCATGGAGAATAGTTTATGGAATTTTTTTCTACTATCTTTGACCAAAACTTTTCTTTCATCAGGAACACTATCGTTCTATCCATAATTTCTAGCATTCCGATTGGGATTGTAGGGACTTTCGTCGTAGTCAATAGGATGAGTTATATAGCAGGTGCTATAAGTCATTCTGTTCTGGGAGGTATCGGCATTGCAATATACTTGAGCACCGTCTTTGAAACAAGTTTGATTACTCCCTCGCTTGGAGGCTTAATATTTGCTACACTTTCTGGACTTATAATATCTCTCTTTTATCTCTGGGGAAGAGAGAGAGTTGATACAGCAATAAGTGCTGTATGGATAATAGGAATGTCTATTGGTATAATATTCGCTTACTTCACACCGCGCTACACTGACCTTTCAAGTTATCTATTTGGTAACATCTTACTCGTATCAGTAGAGGATGTATGGTATGTGGTATTAATATCTCTAGTAGTCCTAACTGTGGTTTCACTATTCTTCCACCAACTTGTACTGGTAAGTTTTGACAAAGACTTCTCAATCACAAGGGGTATCAATCCTAAACTCTTATTAACTATACTGATACTACTTATATCGCTAACGGTATTCTTAATGGTAAAGATTGTGGGAACAATCCTTGCAATAGCACTGATTACTCTACCTTCAGCAATCTCAAATATGTTCTCAAAGAGAATTTCAGCGATAATATTATCCTCAATACTCATCGCTATGCTATCACAATTACTAGGCTTGTTCATAAGTTTTGAACTAGACATACCAACAGGTGTAACTATAACTATCTTACTTGGAGCAGGATATATACTCACTTTGCTCTCTAGAGGATTGGTTAAATTAAGAAACTACTAAACACTCACAGTGATACCTAAAGCAAACAAAACTACTACTTTCAAAACTAAGAATTAGATGTAATTCTTTCCTTTCCCCATAGTCTCTGCAAGAACCGAGAAAATTCTCTTCCTGATAGGGGTTTTGAATAAATTAAGTCTTCAAGGCTAACAAGTACTATACTGAACCAAAGGTTTAAGTAGCAAAAAAGTGTTTAGCAATCAAATTCCATACTCTTGCTTGCGCTTCTACGGAGATTAGAACCTGTTATATTTGATATTCAGAAATAATACTTCAAATATTAAACTATACTACCTTTAGTTTCTTTACAAAACTTTGAAAGTTATTAATGAGATTCTATACTTTGCTGGATTGATTTTCTTAATCAATAACGTTTATTTCAACTTCCTTTACGACTTTATCCTTTATTGTATAAGCCTTGAGTTCTGGAGTTCCGTTTCTCAAGGATGTTATCACGAAAATCACATGGTCTATTATTTCATTTCTCTCAAGGTCTGTTTTGGATGGGTATGGGTTTGTAATAGGATGAGAGTGAAAAACACCTATGAAATCCTTTCCTTTGTTATCAATATCATCAAGGACATTCATAAGTTGAACTGGATCCATCTCAAAAAATGTCTCACTCTTTGCTATGTTCTCCATCTCTATAACCTCATCAACCGTATCACCTAGTCCTGAAAGAACACCACAAGCCTCATAAGGTATATGCTTTCTTGTTATCTCTATCATCTTTTCATATACTTCTCTCTTGACCTTCATAAAATCCTCCTACCAATTCCACAAAGCATGATTGCTGAAATACCTACTTATTGAATCTGGAAACACAGTGACAATAACTCCACTGTCTAATGTTTTTGCTAACTCAAAAGCAGCGCATAAATTCATTCCTGACGAAGGACCTATGATAAGACCATACCTTCTTGAAAACTCTCTAACCATACTGTAAGCATTCTCAGTAGAAACAAAAAACTTACCATCAACTAGTGAATGGTCAAATATACCGGGAACCTTTGATGACGCAAGGTGCTTAACACCTTCAATGCCATGATATTCTGAATCAGGTTCAACAGTGTAGGTCCTTATAAAAGGATTAAATTCCTTCAGTCGCTTTGATGTTCCAACAAAGGTCCCACTAGTTCCAACCGAACTTACAAAGTGAGTTATCCTTCCTCTCGTTTGAGATATTATTTCAACTGCAGTAGTATTATAGTGCGCAAGATAGTTATTTTTGTTGTTGTATTGATCAAGTAGTATGTATTTATCAGGATTTTTCCTAACAATCTCCTCAACTACATCTTGAGAACCATCGGTTCCCTCAAGTGGGTCAGAATATATAACATTAGCACCTAGCATCTTAAGGATTTTCTTTCTCTCCTCACTAGCGTTAGCGGGAACGACTAGTGTTATTGGATAGCCCTTAATTGAACATATCATAGCATAAGCGATACCAGTATTACCAGAAGTGGCGTCTATGAGTATTTTATCTTTGGTAATTACTCCTCGCTTCTCCAAGTCCGATATTATGAAATACGCTGGTCTGTCCTTGACAGAACCACCAGGGTTGAAAAACTCCAGTTTCGCGTATATTTCAACATTTCTACTTATTTCTCTATACCAAGGCTCAATCCTCAAAAGTGGAGTGTTGCCAATCAATCTCAAAGTGTCAACCATAAATAAATTTTTCAAACAAAATTTTATTTGTAAAATTTTTCCTTATTCAACTTAATTATGACCTAATAGACTCCCAACTCCTAAAGCAAACTTTATAAAACCCATTAATGCTATGTTTTATTTCTTCAATTCTAGATTTAAATGATTCAAGTTTGAAATTATCTAGAATCGTAAGACTGATGACTTTTATAATAGATTAGTCTTTTGAGTGATGTTGCAAACTAGAAATTGTTAGTATGTTGGAGGTGTTGAGATGAAAGTCTTGATAGCCAATAGAGGTGAGATTGCTGTTAGGGTCATAAGAACCTGCAAGGAGTTGGGCTTTAAGACAGTAGCCGTCTATTCCGAAGCAGACAAAGACTCATTACACAGAAAACTTGCAGACGAGGACATATGTATAGGAGGTCCTTACAGTAAGGATTCATACTTAAACATACCGAGTCTAATAAGTGCGGCGACTATACTAGGTGCTA
This Spirochaetota bacterium DNA region includes the following protein-coding sequences:
- a CDS encoding M67 family metallopeptidase → MKVKREVYEKMIEITRKHIPYEACGVLSGLGDTVDEVIEMENIAKSETFFEMDPVQLMNVLDDIDNKGKDFIGVFHSHPITNPYPSKTDLERNEIIDHVIFVITSLRNGTPELKAYTIKDKVVKEVEINVID
- a CDS encoding metal ABC transporter permease — encoded protein: MEFFSTIFDQNFSFIRNTIVLSIISSIPIGIVGTFVVVNRMSYIAGAISHSVLGGIGIAIYLSTVFETSLITPSLGGLIFATLSGLIISLFYLWGRERVDTAISAVWIIGMSIGIIFAYFTPRYTDLSSYLFGNILLVSVEDVWYVVLISLVVLTVVSLFFHQLVLVSFDKDFSITRGINPKLLLTILILLISLTVFLMVKIVGTILAIALITLPSAISNMFSKRISAIILSSILIAMLSQLLGLFISFELDIPTGVTITILLGAGYILTLLSRGLVKLRNY
- a CDS encoding cysteine synthase family protein, with the protein product MVDTLRLIGNTPLLRIEPWYREISRNVEIYAKLEFFNPGGSVKDRPAYFIISDLEKRGVITKDKILIDATSGNTGIAYAMICSIKGYPITLVVPANASEERKKILKMLGANVIYSDPLEGTDGSQDVVEEIVRKNPDKYILLDQYNNKNNYLAHYNTTAVEIISQTRGRITHFVSSVGTSGTFVGTSKRLKEFNPFIRTYTVEPDSEYHGIEGVKHLASSKVPGIFDHSLVDGKFFVSTENAYSMVREFSRRYGLIIGPSSGMNLCAAFELAKTLDSGVIVTVFPDSISRYFSNHALWNW
- a CDS encoding ABC transporter ATP-binding protein yields the protein MKVAVEFDRVSFGYDKNNNILNEVSLKIYESEFITVVGPNGTGKTTFVKLILGILKPNSGNIKVYGLEPMRFSGFFGYIPQVGNFDVQFPISVEEVVIGGLVRPLGIVSNPDRKRVEEILKRFGLYNLRKQHFFSLSGGQQQKTLLARALVSSPPILILDEPSSNIDVKGEGVIFEILSELKGSRTIIVITHDTGFVNNLTDRTFCVNNGSIVEHNSRPDEALALLFGHSKTDKKVIHGE